From Procambarus clarkii isolate CNS0578487 chromosome 49, FALCON_Pclarkii_2.0, whole genome shotgun sequence, a single genomic window includes:
- the LOC138351388 gene encoding golgin subfamily A member 6-like protein 2 — MTSWASFGSIFKFLRQRLDAAPRADDVEDGGDDYLVFAKDGENAPANDGDTGGDDGAAGTDDGDAGANGGDAGASEGDTGANDGDTGTNDGDDVCDYFIFAKAGETDTVDDEGEGSPKKCGHSGDSKEDDTGVTRTSESQSDRAEGEGATTGYGGHDISDDEQKAEADKKKMKLNT; from the coding sequence ATGACATCTTGGGCCAGTTTCGGTAGCATCTTCAAGTTCCTGAGGCAGCGTCTGGACGCCGCGCCGCGTGCCGACGATGTCGAAGACGGTGGTGATGATTATTTAGTTTTCGCCAAAGATGGCGAAAACGCTCCCGCAAATGACGGCGACACCGGCGGCGATGATGGGGCCGCTGGCACCGATGATGGTGACGCTGGCGccaatggtggtgacgctggcgcTAGTGAAGGTGACACTGGCGCCAATGATGGTGACACTGGCACCAATGATGGAGACGATGTGTGCGATTACTTCATTTTCGCCAAAGCTGGAGAGACTGATACCGTTGATGATGAAGGCGAAGGGTCGCCTAAAAAGTGTGGGCACTCGGGGGACAGTAAAGAGGACGACACAGGAGTCACCCGCACAAGTGAGAGTCAGAGTGACAGAGCTGAGGGTGAGGGCGCCACGACAGGGTATGGCGGTCATGATATCAGTGATGACGAGCAGAAAGCGGAGGCCGACAAGAAGAAAATGAAACTGAATACATAG